A stretch of DNA from Streptomyces venezuelae:
CGTGTGGATCCCGGTCGGGGACGAGACGGCCGTGGTCACCCGGCTGCTGGCGGCGGGCTGGGCGGTGGCCCCGGGGGCGCGCTTCCGGGTGGAGAGCGCGCCGGGCATCCGGGTCACGGTCTCCCGGCTGACGCCCGCGGACGTACCGTCCCTGGCGGAGGCCATCGCCGCCGCGGTCCGTCCGACCTCGGCGACCCGGTACGTCTAGCGCGTCTGGCGGACCTGCAGGGCGGGCCGGGACGTGGCGGTCAGGCTCCGGCCAGGAGGGCGGTCGACAGGAGGGTCAGGACGGAGCCGGCGGCGCCGACCACCCCGGCGAGGATGCGGAAGAACACGGCCGAGGCCACCCGGTCCGGCGGCCCGAGCCGGCCTTGGGCCTGCGCCCGGAGTTCGGCGTTGCGTGCGCTGTACCGCTCCAGCGAGCGCGCGGCACCCCGGACGTCGAAGGCCACCCAGAACCCGGCGGTCAATGCGGCCAGACCGAGCGTCAGCAGGAATACGAAGATGGGCATGCGGTCCCCCCGGAGCATGATGTGGTGATCGCCGGGAGAGTAGCAGGGCTCAGGTCCGGCGGCGGGGCTGGGTGAGGGCTGCGCCGGCCAGGACGATGGCCGCGCCCACCGGGGTGTTCCAGTGGAGCTGTTCGCCCAGGACCAGGACGCCGGCCGTGGTGGCGATGACCGGGATGAAGTAGGTGACCATCTGGGCGGTGGTCGGGCCGATCTCGGTGACGAGCGCGTACTGCATCTGCAGGGCCATGCCGGTGCCCAGCGCGCCCAGGGCGATCACCGAGAGGGTCGGCCAGAGCGGGAAGGAGGCCGGGGCGGTGGTGAAGACCGCGCTGGTCAGGGCGAGCTGCACGGTCGACAGCAGCAGCTGGCCGCCGGTCAGCGCCACCGGGGACCCCGGGGTGTCCGCCAGGGTGCGGCGTACGTAGATCCAGCCGATCGGGTAGCAGAGCGCGGCCAGCAGGGCGAGCGCGGTGCCCTTCGCATCGACCCCCGCGAAGCCCTGCCAGGCGCCGAGCACGGTGAGCACCCCGAGGAAGCCGAGGCCCAGGCCGGCCACCCGGCGGCGGGTCGGGCGGTCCTCGGAGAGGGCGACCAGGGAGAGGGCCATGCCCCACAGCGGCGAGGTGGCGTTGCAGATCCCGGCCAGGCTGGAGGGGATGGACAGTTCGGCGTACGCGAACAGTGAGAACGGCACGGTGTTGAGGAGCAGCGCGGCCACCGCCAGATGACCCCAGGTGCGCAGCCCCCGCGGCAGCGGTTCCCGCCGGAACAACAGGACGGCGAGCAGCGCGAGCGCGCCGAAGAAGACCCGGCCGAGGGCCACCTGGAACGGAGCGTAGCCCTCGGTGCCGACCTTGATCAGGAGGAAGCTGAAGCCCCAGATCACGGAGAGCACGCCGAACCGGATCCGCCAGTCGAGGGCGGCGCGGCCGGTGCCGGCCGCGGTGGCGAGGGAGGGGCGGAGGCGGATCGACCTGGTGGTGGTGGGGGCGCTCATACCCCCCACTCTGGGCCCGACGATCTCGTAGGACAAGCGAGATTCTTTTGGGCTGACGGCGTAGCATTGCTTACATGTTGAACCTGGAGCGCCTCCGCACCCTCGATGCCCTCGCCCGCCACGGCTCGGTCAGCGGCGCCGCCGAAGGACTGCACGTCACCACCTCGGCGGTGTCCCAGCAGATGGCCAAGCTGGAACGCGAGGTCGGCCAGCCGCTGCTGGCCAAGTACGGCCGAGGGGTGCGGCTGACCGACGCCGGACGGCTGCTCGCCGGCCATGCCGCGCGGATCATCTCCCAGGTGGAGCTCGCCCAGGCGGATGTGGAGGCCCAGCGCGGCTGTGCGGTGGGGGAGCTGCGGATCGGGGCGTTCCCCACCGCCATGCGGGGGCTGCTTCCGGACACCCTGACCGGGCTGCGGGCGGACCATCCGGAGCTGCGGGTGCGGGTGCGCGAGATGGAGCCGGCGGAGAGCATGGCCGCCGTGGTGCGCGGCGATCTCGATCTCGCGCTGGCGATCGACTGGTACAACAAGCGGATGCCCGTCCCGGGCGAACTGGTCCGGGCCCACCTCCTCGACGATGCGGCCGATGTGGCGGTCCCCGCCTCGCACCCCCTCGCCGGCCGCACCGAGATCTCCCTGGCGGAGTTCGCCGAGGACGACTGGGTCTCCTGGAACGAAGGCCAGTTCTGTCACGAGTGGCTGGTCTTCACGCTCCGCGGCACCGGTATCGAGCCGCGCATCGCGCACATCGCCGAGGAGCACCACACCCAGCTGGCCTTCGTGGAGGCGGGCCTCGGGGTGTGCGTCACGCCCCGGCTGGGCCGCGGCCCGGTACCGGCCGGAGTCCGGTTGCTGCCGGTCTGCGACACCGTACGGCGTCATGTGTACGTGGTCTGGCGGGCGGACGCCGACCGCAGGCCCTCCATCAGGGCGGCGGTGGACGCGCTGCGCGCCACGGCGGCGCGGATCGAAGGCCGAGCCGGCCGAGTCGGCTGAGCCCGCCGCACCGGCCGAGCCGGCCGCGTCTCTACAGTTTGCGGAAGTCCCAGGAGACCACGGTGTCCGGGGTGAGGCGCAGCCATGCGTGGCGGCCGTCGTGCGGCATCTCCTCGATACCGAAGTTCTTGGCCGGAAAGAGCCGTTCGACCTCCTCCAGTTCGGGGCAGGGCTCGCCGGTCCGGGGCGCCTCGCCCACGAAGACGGCGCTGCCCGACA
This window harbors:
- a CDS encoding DMT family transporter, giving the protein MSYEIVGPRVGGMSAPTTTRSIRLRPSLATAAGTGRAALDWRIRFGVLSVIWGFSFLLIKVGTEGYAPFQVALGRVFFGALALLAVLLFRREPLPRGLRTWGHLAVAALLLNTVPFSLFAYAELSIPSSLAGICNATSPLWGMALSLVALSEDRPTRRRVAGLGLGFLGVLTVLGAWQGFAGVDAKGTALALLAALCYPIGWIYVRRTLADTPGSPVALTGGQLLLSTVQLALTSAVFTTAPASFPLWPTLSVIALGALGTGMALQMQYALVTEIGPTTAQMVTYFIPVIATTAGVLVLGEQLHWNTPVGAAIVLAGAALTQPRRRT
- a CDS encoding LysR family transcriptional regulator, giving the protein MLNLERLRTLDALARHGSVSGAAEGLHVTTSAVSQQMAKLEREVGQPLLAKYGRGVRLTDAGRLLAGHAARIISQVELAQADVEAQRGCAVGELRIGAFPTAMRGLLPDTLTGLRADHPELRVRVREMEPAESMAAVVRGDLDLALAIDWYNKRMPVPGELVRAHLLDDAADVAVPASHPLAGRTEISLAEFAEDDWVSWNEGQFCHEWLVFTLRGTGIEPRIAHIAEEHHTQLAFVEAGLGVCVTPRLGRGPVPAGVRLLPVCDTVRRHVYVVWRADADRRPSIRAAVDALRATAARIEGRAGRVG